In Malania oleifera isolate guangnan ecotype guangnan chromosome 8, ASM2987363v1, whole genome shotgun sequence, a single window of DNA contains:
- the LOC131162340 gene encoding 28 kDa ribonucleoprotein, chloroplastic isoform X1: protein MALLRLLYFPSATSVSAKQQSTATLSSKKPPQSTDLKASFLSCSTFSMSSFSVSHTCAIETRRRTGLFVLRISSSTRSPVPSSSSSASSAVTVENHEALNPVVESEPEEISRTRLCAANIPWTSTPEDIRALFEKHGTVLDVELSMYNKTRNRGLAFITMGSADEALAALINLESYDVDGRALKVNYAKPQKKKPPPSVPPKPISRHDLFVANLPYEARGKDLREFFDSGKDNIVSAEVVFHGNPGRCSGYGFVSFSSKATAEAALAAFEGKDFMGRPIRVAHSRRFSKKSKVSVQAEDKSSESEPCC from the exons ATGGCACTACTTCGTTTACTCTACTTTCCGTCGGCTACTTCCGTCTCCGCCAAGCAGCAATCTACTGCTACTCTCTCTTCCAAGAAACCTCCGCAGTCTACTGATCTCAAAGCTTCATTTCTCTCCTGCTCTACCTTTTCAATGTCTTCTTTCTCAGTCTCGCATACCTGTGCTATTGAAACAAGAAGAAGAACTGGCCTCTTTGTCTTGCGCATCTCGTCTTCAACACGATCCCCtgttccctcttcttcttcttcagcttccTCAGCCGTTACTGTTGAAAACCATGAGGCGTTAAACCCGGTGGTTGAATCGGAGCCTGAAGAAATTTCTCGAACGAGACTATGTGCTGCGAACATTCCTTGGACCAGTACTCCCGAGGACATCCGTGCATTGTTCGAGAAGCACGGGACTGTCCTTGACGTAGAG CTTTCAATGTATAATAAAACCAGAAACAGGGGTTTGGCCTTCATCACAATGGGTTCAGCGGATGAGGCTCTTGCAGCTCTCATTAATCTTGAATCGTAT GATGTAGACGGGCGTGCTTTGAAGGTTAATTATGCTAAGCCCCAAAAGAAGAAACCTCCCCCTTCTGTGCCACCAAAGCCTATTTCAAGACATGATTTGTTTGTAGCAAATTTGCCATATGAGGCAAGAGGTAAAGATCTTAGGGAGTTCTTTGATTCAGGGAAGGATAATATTGTTTCTGCGGAAGTTGTGTTTCATGGTAATCCAGGGAGGTGTTCTGGTTATGGATTTGTTTCCTTTAGTTCTAAGGCAACGGCTGAGGCAGCCCTTGCTGCTTTTGAAGGGAAG GATTTTATGGGGAGACCAATTAGAGTGGCACATAGTAGAAGATTTTCAAAGAAATCAAAAGTGAGTGTCCAAGCTGAAGATAAATCATCTGAGTCTGAACCCTGCTGCTGA
- the LOC131162340 gene encoding RNA-binding protein CP33, chloroplastic isoform X2 — protein MALLRLLYFPSATSVSAKQQSTATLSSKKPPQSTDLKASFLSCSTFSMSSFSVSHTCAIETRRRTGLFVLRISSSTRSPVPSSSSSASSAVTVENHEALNPVVESEPEEISRTRLCAANIPWTSTPEDIRALFEKHGTVLDVELSMYNKTRNRGLAFITMGSADEALAALINLESYDVDGRALKVNYAKPQKKKPPPSVPPKPISRHDLFVANLPYEARGFYGETN, from the exons ATGGCACTACTTCGTTTACTCTACTTTCCGTCGGCTACTTCCGTCTCCGCCAAGCAGCAATCTACTGCTACTCTCTCTTCCAAGAAACCTCCGCAGTCTACTGATCTCAAAGCTTCATTTCTCTCCTGCTCTACCTTTTCAATGTCTTCTTTCTCAGTCTCGCATACCTGTGCTATTGAAACAAGAAGAAGAACTGGCCTCTTTGTCTTGCGCATCTCGTCTTCAACACGATCCCCtgttccctcttcttcttcttcagcttccTCAGCCGTTACTGTTGAAAACCATGAGGCGTTAAACCCGGTGGTTGAATCGGAGCCTGAAGAAATTTCTCGAACGAGACTATGTGCTGCGAACATTCCTTGGACCAGTACTCCCGAGGACATCCGTGCATTGTTCGAGAAGCACGGGACTGTCCTTGACGTAGAG CTTTCAATGTATAATAAAACCAGAAACAGGGGTTTGGCCTTCATCACAATGGGTTCAGCGGATGAGGCTCTTGCAGCTCTCATTAATCTTGAATCGTAT GATGTAGACGGGCGTGCTTTGAAGGTTAATTATGCTAAGCCCCAAAAGAAGAAACCTCCCCCTTCTGTGCCACCAAAGCCTATTTCAAGACATGATTTGTTTGTAGCAAATTTGCCATATGAGGCAAGAG GATTTTATGGGGAGACCAATTAG